The Candidatus Zixiibacteriota bacterium region CCGTTAGCGTCGCTGGCATACATACAGTACGGGGCCGGCGCGCCGGCTATGAATATCCAATTGTATACAAACATGGCGTCGCTGACATCCACCGAGCAGTCGGTGATTGTCCGGGAAGTCCTTGACTTTAACAGGTAAACCTGTAACCTGAGTTTCTGCGGTAACTGCCGTCTTTGCGAAACATCATCTTCTCGGAGATAAACTCCCGTCTCACCCAGCAGTAATCATCGTAATAGCGTGTGATAATGTCGTTGACCTCATCTTCCGAGTAAACCTGGTTGAGCTTGAAGCTTTCGAGGATGAATTCGAGGATATAGCGACGTTTCTTGCGCTGAACCGGCATCGTCCCGAAACGGCCATCCTTCATGAAGCGCCCGATCACTTTCTCGGCTGGATTCATGCTTTTCTGGTTGGAATGCTTATCCAGCCAGGCGATCAGATCGGACTCGCGCACCCGCCAGTCCTTGCCGATTTTGTACCCCGGCAATTCGCCATGCTGAAGCTTGCGGGCGATCACCTGCACGTTCATCTTTAACAATTCAGCTACCTCGGCTGTGGTGTAAAACTTCAGCTCCGTCCTACCTTTATTTGTGCTCATAACACCGCCTTTATCTGCATTTATAAATACTTTCGGCTTTATTATAGTATAATTTAGTATAATAACGTAGTATTTAATACTATTGTTTGATTTTTGCAAGTAATTTGTTCATTTTCTCGCAGTTTTCTTGAACCTTCTCCACGATATCATGCGGATGCATCTATCAACAATATAATTGAGCTGATTTTATTGCAAGCAATCGAAGTTCAAACAAAGAATTTGAACATTTTCGTCTGTGGCTGAAACTTTCTCGCCCGATTCAGCGTACACAGAGACATAATTCAAAGGAGTGGTAATGAAACGACATTATGTAAGTACTTACATAATGGTGGCCGTAGTATTATCTCTGACCGCACCACTGACAGCAAATGTCAGTTTCGAACCGGTCTTCAACCCGCACATGACTGCCAGCCCGACATCCGAAAAAATCTATATCGACGGTGACCTGAGCGACCCGGGATGGCGTCTGGCGACACGGGCCGACCAGTTTCACGAGCGCAATCCGGGAGAGCTTCTCGAACCGCCTGTCAGGACCGAGGTCTATGTGACTTACGATAAGGACAACTTTTATGTCGCTTTCGTCTGTCACGATAATCCCGATGAACTGCGGGCCACGATGTGCCAGCGTGACCAGTTTTACAACGACGACTGCGTCTGCCTGCTTCTGGACACCTATTCAGAGGGTGCCTGGGCCTATGAATTTTTTGTCAATCCCTATGGTATCCAGAAGGATAAGCTGTGGTCATCGGTAGCTGGTGAAGACGAAAGCTTCGATCTGATCTGGCAATCCTCGGCTATGACCACCGACTCTGGATATCAGGTGGAGATGGCAATCCCCTTTTCGAGCCTCCGTTTCCCCGGCAAAAGCGAGCACAACTGGAAAATCGATTTCTGGCGCTCGAGGCCACGGGAAAGCTTTTATCAGTATTCATGGGCGGCCTATACGCGCGATGAACATTGCTGGACCTGCCAGTGGGGTTCGATCGACGGCATCAGGCAAGTCAACTCCGGTCATGGATTGGAGCTGCTTTCAACGCTGGTTGCCAATCAATCGGGAAACCTCAATGATAAATACGATCCCAATTCCGGTTTTTCAAACAGTGATGTACTGGGTGAGTTCTCACTTGCAGGCAAGTACAACATATCTTCGAATATGTCTGCCGAAGTGACCTACAATCCGGATTTCAGCCAGATCGAGGCCGACGCTGCCCAGATCGATGTCAACACAACCTTTGCACTTTTCTTTCCGGAACGTCGCCCATTTTTCCAGGAAGGCGCGGACCTGTTTCGAACGATGTTCAATTCATTTTATACCCGTACGATCAACGACCCAAAATTCGCCGGCAAGCTGATTGGCAGAAGCGACAAGACCAGCTATGCGTTCGTGAGCGCGTTCGATGAGAATTCGCCATATACAATTCCCCTGAGAGAGGGTACCATCACTCTCAACTCAGGCAACAGCTTCGTCAATATACTGCGCGCTTTTCACTCTGTGGGAAGCAATTCGCATATCGGATTTTTCGCCTCCGACCGTCGCTACGAGCAGGATGGTTCCGGGACAATTGGAGCATTCGATATGGACCTCAGGCTGACAAAGAACATCGGCATCGAGGGCCAGTATATACTCAGCCACAGTAAGGAGCCGGACGATACCCTGGAAACCTCGGATTTTGATGATATGACTTTCGATAACGGCAATCACACTGTGGCTTTCGACGGCGAATCCTATTACGGTACTGCTATGGTATCTCATATTCATTTTCAGAACAGAAACATCTATGCCCAGATCGGCTACAACCAGATCAGTCCGACTTATCGCACACAGACCGGCTATGACCCGATTAACAGCCATCGCACAGGATCAGCTTTTACAGGCTATACATTCTTTCCCCAAAAAAGCATTATCACCAGGCATGGTCCCAGTTTCAATTTCTTCAGGCGCTGGGAGTTTGACGGCCCGATACGTCTGACCAATTACAATGTGGAGTACAATGCCAGTTTGCGGATGTTTCAGACTAATGTCGGCATGGGATATGAGAGAGGCTCGGAAGTCTGGCTGGGTCAGCAATTCGAAGATCTTTACAACCTGAGGTTCTGGACCCGAAGTCGTTTGTCAAGTCGCCTGGCGTACAGC contains the following coding sequences:
- a CDS encoding DUF2087 domain-containing protein, giving the protein MSTNKGRTELKFYTTAEVAELLKMNVQVIARKLQHGELPGYKIGKDWRVRESDLIAWLDKHSNQKSMNPAEKVIGRFMKDGRFGTMPVQRKKRRYILEFILESFKLNQVYSEDEVNDIITRYYDDYCWVRREFISEKMMFRKDGSYRRNSGYRFTC